The following DNA comes from Armatimonadota bacterium.
TCGATGGGCGGCCTCTTCTCGAGGGTACCCCCGATCGCCCGCTCACTGTTGAAGGAGTTCCAGAACGCCCACCCGTCGCTCTCGAGCTTGCCGAAGTCCGCCAGGTCCTGCCAGTAGGGCGGGAGTTCAATCTGGAAAGACTTACCGACGTCGATGCGCCCGGTCCCCCGGTCGAACTTCCAGAAGGTCGCGAGTCCCCGGTAGTGCCGGTTGTAGTTCTCCTGCGTGAGCGGCACGTACCGGAAGGGGAAGGGCGCCGCGTACTGGGTCACCTCCAGCACGTACTCCGTGTTGGGGCTCACCACGGCACCGTGGTTGCTCACCGCATTGGGGTTGGTGACGATCTGCTTGGTGGCGAAGTCCCGGAGGTCGATGACCGCGATGCGGCTACCCGCCTTGTCGTTGATGAACAGCCACTTGCCGTCGTACTCCCCGTTGGTCTCGCTCAGGGCCGGGTGGTGGGTGTCCCCCCACGCCAACCGTGGATCCTTGCTCCTCCACCCGAGGATGGTCTCGGTTTCCTCGGAGCCCACCCCGTACCCCTGCCAGGGTTCCGGGGCGAACACGCCGATCACCCGCAACAGCCGCATGGAGGGGATTCCGATTACCAGGACCTGTCCGCCCTGCCCGGCCGACGAGAACATCAGGTACTCGTCGTGCTTGCCGGGAGGCACGTACGTCTGGATAGCCGCCCGGACCTGGTCCGGGGTCAACCCCTTGGCCTCGATGAGGCTCTGCACGTCTTGGGGCAGGGTTCCTGCCCGCTGGGCCTGCCCTGCCAGGGAGACCCCCAGCACCACCGCCGTGGTCACCGCCACGAGCCCGATGAGAGTCCTCTCCCACTTCATCTCCCTTCACCTCCCTTGCGTTCGTTCGTTTCGGACCCGGGAAGCCAGAAGGGACTCCGAAGCTCCGGGGGATCCCGGGCCCACCAGGGTTCCAGAAGGGCGTCCAGGGTGATCCGACCCAGGGCCTCTACCAGCTGCGGCCGCACGCCCGCCCACACCGGGTGCAGCACGCACGGCCGGTCCTCCGAACAGCGGCTATCCCAGAACACGCACCGCCGGAAATAGTCCGGGCCCTCCACCGCCTCCAGAACCTCCCGAACGGAGATCTCGCGGGGAGAGCGGGTGAGGGCGTATCCGCGGCTGCGGCCCCGGGAGGAGCGCAGCAGCCCCAAGCGCACCAACCGTCGCAGGGTCTTGCTCAGGAACTCCCGGGGAAGCCCGCAGGCCTGCGCTACCCGCGAGGCCGGGGCCGCTTCTCCTCCCGAAAGCCCCGCGAGGTAGCTGAGAGCCCGCAGCGCGTACTCCGTCTCCCGGGTCAGACGCACGACGCACTCCGAAAACGACTCCGCCGGTCCAAGGCCTCCCGGGGCCACAGGTCCAGCGGATCTTTTGGATCCGATGCCACGGTAAGGGCTGACGGGCCCCACCGCCATCCGACGGGGAACCGATTTCCCAAGGGAGCGAGAATCCGACGCGGGACCGATCCTCCATGCCCGCGGGATCTCATGGACCTTCCCGGATCCGGCATAAGGCGGACAGATCCATCCTCCACCCGAGGGG
Coding sequences within:
- a CDS encoding Rrf2 family transcriptional regulator, yielding MRLTRETEYALRALSYLAGLSGGEAAPASRVAQACGLPREFLSKTLRRLVRLGLLRSSRGRSRGYALTRSPREISVREVLEAVEGPDYFRRCVFWDSRCSEDRPCVLHPVWAGVRPQLVEALGRITLDALLEPWWARDPPELRSPFWLPGSETNERKGGEGR